Proteins found in one Drosophila busckii strain San Diego stock center, stock number 13000-0081.31 chromosome 2R, ASM1175060v1, whole genome shotgun sequence genomic segment:
- the LOC108594910 gene encoding uncharacterized protein LOC108594910 — protein MSKLIACVIVLLLPIDNAICKRMWDYTLLSMETTSSDPSKLRIDSAIDRINRTASGISATIHWNYDVDETTFVHLIGHRSNTGNEDDYVLLPWTIPNQTIAEFSNSYYKPIIHKNMEHCSTLPEKVYPISKGTVWKFERCVIKGENLPHYLPDGMYKASFYGIGEVDFSLTVVIKVFKKIDLFG, from the exons ATGTCGAAGCTTATTGCTTGTGTGAttgtattgctgctgcccatCGACAATGCTATTTGCAAA CGAATGTGGGACTACACTCTATTGTCTATGGAAACCACCTCGTCAGATCCTAGTAAGTTGCGAATAGATTCTGCGATTGATCGCATAAATCGCACTGCATCCGGCATTTCCGCAACTATTCATTGGAACTATGATGTGGATGAAACTACATTT GTTCATCTAATTGGTCATCGCAGTAACACAGGCAACGAAGACGATTATGTTTTATTGCCCTGGACTATACCTAATCAAACAATAGCGGAATTTTCGAACTCTTATTATAAACCTATTATCCATAAAAATATGGAACACTGCTCAACTTTGCCGGAGAAAGTGTACCCCATATCTAAGGGAACTGTCTGGAAATTTGAGCGCTGTGTCATTAAGGGAGAGAACCTACCACACTACTTACCCGACGGTATGTATAAGGCTTCATTTTACGGTATTGGTGAGGTAGATTTTTCTCTTACAGTTgttataaaagtatttaaaaaaattgatcTCTTTGGCTAA